In the Pseudomonas sp. DTU_2021_1001937_2_SI_NGA_ILE_001 genome, one interval contains:
- the fadA gene encoding acetyl-CoA C-acyltransferase FadA, whose protein sequence is MSLNPRDVVIVDFARTPMGRSKGGMHRNTRAEDLSAHLISKLLERNAKVDPAEVEDVIWGCVNQTLEQGWNIARMASLMTQIPHTSAGQTVSRLCGSSMSALHIAAQAIMTGNGDVFVVGGVEHMGHVGMMHGVDPNPHMSLYAAKASGMMGLTAELLGKMHGISREQQDAFGLRSHQLAHKATEEGRFKDEIIPMQGYDEDGFLKVFAHDETIRPETTLEGLAALKPAFNPKGGTVTAGTSSQITDGASCMIVMSAQRAKDLGLEPLAVIRSMAVAGVDPAIMGYGPVPATQKALKRAGLSIADIDYFELNEAFAAQALPVLKDLKVLDKMDEKVNLHGGAIALGHPFGCSGARISGTLLNVMKQRGGRLGVATMCIGLGQGIATVFERV, encoded by the coding sequence ATGAGTCTGAATCCAAGAGATGTCGTCATCGTCGACTTCGCTCGCACACCCATGGGGCGTTCCAAGGGTGGCATGCATCGCAACACTCGTGCCGAGGATCTCTCGGCGCATCTGATCAGCAAACTGCTGGAACGCAATGCCAAGGTCGATCCGGCCGAAGTCGAGGACGTCATCTGGGGCTGCGTGAACCAGACCCTGGAGCAGGGCTGGAACATCGCCCGCATGGCCTCGCTGATGACCCAGATCCCGCATACCTCGGCCGGGCAGACTGTCAGCCGCCTGTGCGGCTCGTCGATGAGTGCCCTGCATATCGCCGCCCAGGCGATCATGACCGGCAACGGCGATGTGTTCGTGGTCGGGGGCGTCGAGCACATGGGGCACGTGGGTATGATGCACGGCGTCGATCCCAACCCGCACATGTCGCTGTATGCGGCCAAGGCCTCGGGCATGATGGGCCTGACCGCCGAATTGCTGGGCAAGATGCACGGCATCAGCCGCGAGCAGCAGGATGCTTTCGGCCTGCGTTCCCACCAGCTGGCCCACAAGGCCACCGAGGAAGGACGCTTCAAGGACGAGATCATCCCGATGCAGGGCTATGACGAGGACGGCTTCCTCAAGGTCTTCGCCCATGACGAGACCATCCGTCCGGAAACCACGCTGGAGGGCTTGGCTGCCCTGAAGCCGGCGTTCAATCCGAAGGGTGGTACCGTGACCGCCGGTACCAGCTCGCAGATCACCGACGGTGCGTCGTGCATGATCGTCATGTCGGCACAACGCGCCAAGGACCTCGGGCTCGAGCCGCTGGCGGTGATCCGTTCGATGGCGGTGGCAGGCGTAGACCCGGCCATCATGGGCTATGGACCGGTCCCGGCCACTCAGAAGGCACTCAAGCGTGCCGGCCTGTCGATCGCCGACATCGATTACTTCGAACTCAACGAAGCCTTTGCTGCACAGGCGCTGCCCGTGCTCAAGGATCTGAAAGTGCTCGACAAGATGGACGAGAAGGTTAACCTGCACGGCGGCGCCATCGCCCTGGGTCACCCTTTTGGCTGCTCGGGAGCACGTATCTCGGGTACCCTGCTCAACGTCATGAAGCAGCGTGGCGGGCGGCTGGGTGTGGCGACCATGTGCATTGGCCTGGGCCAGGGTATCGCCACCGTCTTCGAACGCGTCTGA
- a CDS encoding DUF1653 domain-containing protein: MDLQPGLYRHYKGPEYRVFSIARHSETEEWVVFYQALYGDYGMWVRPLTMFQETVEVDGERVPRFALVRAEESLFSRP, translated from the coding sequence GTGGATTTGCAGCCAGGGCTTTATCGCCATTACAAGGGGCCGGAGTACCGGGTTTTCAGTATCGCTCGTCACTCGGAAACCGAGGAGTGGGTGGTCTTCTACCAGGCGTTGTATGGCGATTACGGCATGTGGGTAAGGCCTCTGACAATGTTCCAGGAAACTGTCGAGGTTGACGGCGAGCGTGTGCCGCGCTTTGCTTTGGTCCGTGCCGAAGAAAGTCTTTTTTCCCGGCCATGA
- the topA gene encoding type I DNA topoisomerase has protein sequence MGKSLVIVESPAKAKTINKYLGNQYVVKSSIGHIRDLPTSGSASASKEPAAKRGKATASEAPALSPKEKARRQLVARMGVDPEHGWKAKYEILPGKEKVIEELRKLAKDADTIYLATDLDREGEAIAWHLREAIGGEDERFKRVVFNEITKKAIQDAFSKPGELDIARVNAQQARRFLDRVVGYMVSPLLWQKVARGLSAGRVQSVAVKLVVEREREIRAFIPEEYWEVNADLGTAKGAQVRFEVAREKGEAFKPLNEAQAMAALNKLKASSFSIVRREDKPTSSKPSAPFITSTLQQAASNRLGFGVKKTMMMAQRLYEAGYITYMRTDSTNLSADALAMARSYIESEFGKKYLPDSPNLYSSKEGAQEAHEAIRPSDVNTHPSKLSGMERDAERLYELIWRQFVACQMPPAQYLSTTVAVAAGDFELRAKGRILKFDGYTKVLPQIAKPGDDGVLPDMAEGEKLDLLALDPSQHFTKPPARYSEASLVKEMEKRGIGRPSTYAAIISTIQDRGYVTLHNRRFYSEKMGDIVTERLAESFSNLMDYGFTAGMEENLDDVAQGERDWKNVLDEFYDDFRTKLQIAEAPEGGMRANQPVMTDIPCKVCGRPMQIRTASTGVFLGCSGYSLPPKERCKATVNLTPGDEIAEDDEGESESRVLRGKHRCPICSTAMDAYLLDEKHKLHICGNNPDCSGYEIEEGSYRIKGYEGPSLECDKCGSEMQLKTGRFGKFFGCTNPECKNTRKLLKNGDAAPPKMDPVKMPELKCEKVDDTYVLRDGASGLFLAASQFPKNRETRAPLVLELLPHKQEIDPKYHFLCDAPAQDPDGRPSVVRYSRKTKEQYVQTEVDGKPTGWRAFYDGGTWKVEDKR, from the coding sequence ATGGGCAAATCGCTGGTCATCGTGGAATCCCCGGCTAAGGCCAAGACCATCAACAAGTATTTGGGCAACCAGTACGTGGTGAAGTCGAGTATCGGCCATATCCGTGACCTGCCCACCAGCGGTTCGGCCAGCGCCAGCAAGGAGCCCGCGGCCAAGCGCGGCAAGGCTACCGCCAGCGAGGCGCCGGCCCTGAGCCCCAAGGAAAAGGCCCGTCGCCAGCTGGTAGCGCGCATGGGCGTGGACCCGGAGCACGGCTGGAAAGCCAAGTACGAGATCCTGCCGGGCAAGGAAAAGGTCATCGAAGAGCTGCGCAAGCTGGCCAAGGATGCCGACACCATCTACCTGGCAACGGACTTGGACCGCGAGGGGGAGGCGATCGCCTGGCACCTGCGCGAGGCCATTGGCGGTGAAGACGAGCGCTTCAAGCGCGTGGTGTTCAACGAAATCACCAAGAAGGCCATCCAGGACGCGTTCTCCAAACCCGGCGAGTTGGATATCGCCCGGGTCAATGCCCAGCAGGCGCGCCGATTCCTCGATCGCGTGGTGGGCTACATGGTGTCCCCATTGCTGTGGCAGAAGGTCGCACGGGGCCTGTCTGCCGGCCGTGTGCAATCGGTGGCGGTGAAACTGGTGGTCGAGCGTGAGCGCGAGATCCGCGCGTTCATCCCCGAGGAGTACTGGGAGGTCAACGCCGACCTGGGCACCGCCAAGGGCGCACAGGTACGTTTCGAGGTGGCGCGGGAGAAGGGCGAGGCCTTCAAGCCGCTCAACGAAGCCCAGGCCATGGCCGCGCTGAACAAGCTGAAGGCTTCCAGCTTCAGCATCGTGCGTCGTGAAGACAAGCCGACCAGCAGCAAGCCCTCGGCCCCCTTCATTACCTCGACCCTGCAGCAGGCTGCCAGCAACCGTCTGGGCTTCGGGGTGAAGAAGACCATGATGATGGCCCAGCGTCTGTATGAGGCCGGTTACATCACCTACATGCGTACCGACTCGACCAACCTCTCTGCCGACGCCCTGGCGATGGCACGCAGCTACATCGAGAGCGAGTTCGGCAAGAAGTATCTGCCGGACAGCCCGAACCTCTACAGCAGCAAGGAAGGCGCCCAGGAGGCTCACGAAGCGATTCGCCCGTCGGATGTCAACACCCATCCAAGCAAGCTTTCCGGCATGGAGCGGGACGCCGAGCGTCTTTACGAGTTGATCTGGCGCCAGTTCGTGGCCTGCCAGATGCCGCCGGCCCAGTACCTGTCGACCACCGTCGCGGTGGCCGCTGGCGATTTCGAGCTGCGTGCCAAGGGCCGTATTCTGAAGTTCGATGGTTACACCAAGGTGCTGCCGCAGATCGCCAAGCCCGGTGATGATGGTGTGCTGCCAGACATGGCCGAAGGCGAAAAGCTCGATCTGCTCGCCCTCGACCCGAGCCAGCATTTCACCAAGCCCCCGGCGCGCTATTCCGAAGCCAGCCTGGTCAAGGAGATGGAAAAGCGTGGTATCGGCCGACCTTCCACCTACGCGGCGATCATCTCGACGATTCAGGATCGCGGTTACGTGACATTACACAACCGCCGTTTCTACTCCGAGAAGATGGGTGACATCGTCACCGAGCGCCTGGCTGAAAGCTTCTCCAACCTGATGGACTACGGCTTCACTGCCGGCATGGAAGAAAACCTCGACGACGTGGCCCAGGGCGAGCGTGACTGGAAGAACGTGCTGGACGAGTTCTATGACGATTTCCGCACCAAGCTGCAGATCGCCGAGGCGCCGGAAGGCGGCATGCGCGCCAACCAGCCGGTGATGACCGACATCCCATGCAAGGTCTGCGGTCGCCCGATGCAGATCCGTACCGCCTCCACCGGCGTGTTCCTCGGCTGCTCGGGCTACAGCCTGCCACCCAAGGAGCGTTGCAAGGCCACCGTCAACCTCACGCCGGGTGACGAGATCGCCGAAGACGACGAGGGCGAGTCCGAATCCCGGGTGCTGCGCGGCAAGCATCGCTGCCCGATCTGCAGCACGGCGATGGATGCCTACCTGCTGGACGAGAAACACAAGCTGCACATCTGCGGCAACAACCCCGACTGCTCGGGATATGAGATCGAAGAGGGCAGCTACCGCATCAAGGGCTATGAGGGCCCGAGCCTGGAGTGTGACAAGTGCGGCAGCGAGATGCAGCTCAAGACCGGTCGATTCGGCAAGTTCTTCGGTTGCACCAACCCTGAATGCAAGAACACCCGCAAGCTGCTGAAGAACGGCGATGCGGCGCCGCCGAAGATGGATCCGGTGAAGATGCCGGAGCTCAAGTGCGAGAAGGTCGACGACACCTACGTGTTGCGTGACGGTGCTTCAGGGCTGTTCCTGGCCGCCAGCCAGTTCCCCAAGAACCGCGAGACCCGAGCGCCGCTGGTGCTCGAGCTGCTG